Proteins encoded in a region of the Streptococcus sanguinis genome:
- the cbiD gene encoding cobalt-precorrin-5B (C(1))-methyltransferase CbiD — MMDEYAYVNGKKLKKGFTTGTCATAATVAALSMILNQEREEKVTVHTASGVEVTMDVHNPSFSEKEATAAIEKDGGDDADATHGLLIYSTVTLLPDQTEIEIDGGQGVGRVTEKGLACDVGMAAINPTPRRMIEQHVREIIGPNCGARVIISVPGGEETAKLTYNSRLGIIGGISILGTTGIVNPMSEESWKAAITIELTMLYNQGHRSVVLVPGNYGEDFATNTVGIPAGRIVNMSNFVGHVLKEVQRIGFTKVLMIGHMGKFVKVAAGIFSTHSKDSDARMETLVANLALMGAPMELLEKVDKCLTTEAAGTAIKEFSYEGVYQVLADKIKARSERLLRYRKPEVSIEVVVFGTEEGYLASTQPLEQIKEEWT, encoded by the coding sequence ATGATGGATGAATACGCTTATGTCAACGGTAAGAAATTAAAAAAAGGCTTTACAACTGGTACTTGTGCGACAGCAGCGACCGTTGCAGCCTTGAGCATGATTTTAAATCAGGAAAGAGAAGAAAAGGTCACTGTGCATACGGCTTCAGGTGTGGAAGTGACCATGGATGTCCATAATCCTTCCTTTAGTGAAAAAGAGGCGACAGCAGCCATTGAAAAAGATGGCGGCGATGATGCAGATGCAACGCACGGCCTCTTGATTTATTCGACTGTGACACTTCTACCAGATCAGACGGAAATCGAGATTGACGGTGGTCAGGGCGTCGGGCGTGTGACCGAGAAGGGACTGGCCTGCGATGTCGGCATGGCAGCCATCAATCCGACTCCTAGACGGATGATTGAGCAGCATGTCCGTGAGATTATCGGTCCCAACTGTGGAGCGCGGGTCATCATTTCCGTTCCCGGAGGAGAAGAAACGGCCAAGCTGACCTACAATTCTAGACTAGGCATTATCGGCGGTATTTCAATCTTGGGAACGACAGGGATAGTCAATCCCATGTCTGAAGAAAGCTGGAAGGCGGCTATCACGATCGAGCTGACCATGCTCTATAATCAAGGTCATCGCTCTGTCGTCTTGGTGCCAGGGAATTACGGTGAAGATTTTGCTACTAATACTGTGGGGATTCCAGCCGGGCGCATTGTCAATATGAGTAACTTTGTCGGCCATGTCCTCAAAGAAGTACAGCGGATTGGATTTACCAAGGTTTTGATGATAGGACACATGGGCAAGTTTGTCAAAGTGGCGGCTGGGATTTTTTCTACCCACAGCAAGGACTCAGATGCCCGTATGGAAACTCTGGTGGCTAATCTAGCCTTGATGGGGGCGCCCATGGAGCTGCTGGAAAAGGTTGACAAGTGCTTGACGACCGAGGCGGCTGGTACAGCCATTAAAGAATTTTCTTATGAGGGTGTCTATCAGGTCTTGGCGGATAAGATTAAGGCTAGAAGTGAGCGCCTGCTCCGCTATCGTAAGCCAGAAGTCAGTATTGAAGTGGTCGTCTTTGGGACTGAGGAAGGCTATCTGGCATCAACTCAGCCTTTAGAGCAGATAAAGGAGGAATGGACATGA
- the cbiG gene encoding cobalt-precorrin 5A hydrolase, which produces MPSDSQTRYAIATVTAVGKDLALTLREKLGKEIPIYTTPRLADDRVIAIEGRVIEALGQLFQEVDVLICIMAIGAVVRAIAPVLKDKATDPAVVVMDEKATNVISLLSGHLGGANQVTLDIAELLGSNPVITTATDVQNVTALDNLAQSVNGWRSELREFIKPFNSYLGSGRTVYFYQEKDWVTDLRGLTLVNEEELAAVLKGTDPLILLTTEKKDLQRDNLALIYPQPYILGVGARKDVSPAVFREGFEEFCQQQGISASEISKIVSIDVKKDEAAILALAEELGCPFETFSKEELSVVADRYPQSDFVKKTVGVGSVALASADLASQGQVLTERFAKNGCTYALAKAITKK; this is translated from the coding sequence ATGCCAAGTGATTCTCAAACCCGCTACGCAATCGCAACAGTGACAGCAGTCGGCAAGGACTTGGCTCTGACTCTGCGAGAAAAGCTGGGCAAGGAAATTCCTATCTATACGACACCTCGATTGGCAGATGACAGGGTCATTGCCATCGAAGGACGTGTGATTGAGGCGCTTGGTCAGCTCTTTCAGGAAGTGGATGTCCTCATTTGTATCATGGCTATCGGTGCAGTTGTGCGAGCTATTGCTCCGGTCTTGAAAGACAAGGCGACTGACCCAGCAGTGGTAGTCATGGATGAGAAAGCGACCAATGTCATCAGCCTGCTGAGCGGACATCTAGGCGGAGCCAATCAAGTGACGCTAGACATCGCAGAATTGCTCGGTTCCAATCCTGTTATCACGACAGCGACAGATGTGCAGAATGTAACAGCTCTGGACAATCTGGCCCAATCAGTCAATGGCTGGCGGTCGGAATTGAGAGAGTTCATCAAACCTTTCAACAGCTATCTAGGCAGCGGCCGAACAGTCTATTTCTATCAGGAAAAGGATTGGGTCACTGACCTTCGTGGCCTAACTCTTGTGAATGAGGAAGAACTTGCGGCTGTTCTCAAGGGAACAGACCCGCTGATTCTGCTGACTACAGAAAAAAAGGACCTTCAAAGAGACAATCTGGCTCTCATCTATCCTCAACCCTATATCTTAGGAGTTGGAGCGAGAAAGGATGTGTCTCCTGCTGTCTTCCGAGAAGGCTTTGAGGAATTTTGTCAGCAGCAGGGGATTTCTGCCAGCGAGATTTCCAAAATCGTCAGCATTGATGTCAAGAAAGATGAAGCAGCCATTCTGGCCTTGGCCGAGGAATTGGGCTGTCCCTTTGAGACCTTTAGTAAGGAAGAGCTGTCTGTTGTAGCAGACCGCTATCCTCAGTCAGATTTTGTCAAAAAGACAGTCGGAGTCGGCAGTGTCGCCTTGGCCAGCGCAGATCTGGCCAGTCAGGGTCAAGTCCTGACAGAGCGCTTTGCCAAGAACGGCTGTACCTATGCGCTTGCAAAAGCAATAACCAAAAAGTAA
- a CDS encoding decarboxylating cobalt-precorrin-6B (C(15))-methyltransferase: MRDSEFIRAKVPMTKEEVRAISLDKLELHRAKRMLDVGSGTGSVTIQAARTYPELEVVAVERNEDAVALTKENIQHFGCHNVRLHQGLAPIELEGSFDAIFVGGTGGNMQEIFDWCAQLMEPGGRLVLNFILLENALEAAQIAEQMDWEDLEIVSVQASRWTAIGKGHYFKPQNPTIIVSCKKKEREAN; encoded by the coding sequence ATGAGGGATTCGGAATTTATCAGGGCTAAAGTCCCTATGACTAAGGAAGAAGTCAGAGCCATCAGTTTGGATAAGTTGGAGCTGCATCGGGCCAAGCGCATGCTGGATGTCGGCTCTGGAACTGGCAGTGTCACGATTCAGGCAGCCCGAACCTATCCAGAACTGGAAGTGGTGGCAGTGGAGCGCAATGAAGACGCGGTGGCCTTGACGAAGGAGAATATCCAGCACTTTGGCTGCCACAATGTCCGTCTCCATCAAGGACTGGCTCCGATTGAGCTGGAAGGCAGCTTTGATGCCATTTTTGTCGGAGGAACCGGGGGCAATATGCAGGAGATTTTCGACTGGTGTGCCCAACTCATGGAGCCAGGTGGCCGTTTGGTTCTAAACTTTATCCTGCTGGAAAACGCTCTGGAAGCAGCTCAAATAGCAGAACAGATGGACTGGGAGGATTTAGAGATTGTTTCAGTTCAGGCTAGCCGCTGGACAGCTATAGGCAAGGGGCACTATTTCAAGCCTCAGAATCCGACTATTATCGTTTCCTGTAAGAAAAAAGAAAGAGAGGCTAATTGA
- the cobJ gene encoding precorrin-3B C(17)-methyltransferase yields the protein MLYVIGLGPGKEELMSQEALAAIADCEIIVGYSTYMRLILDLVKDKELVANGMRQEIDRCQKAIDLARETGKNVGVVSSGDAGVYGMAGLILELLGDASDVEVKVVPGITASLGAAAAMGAPLMNDFCHISLSDLMTPWEMIEKRLHAAAQGDFVVCLYNPRSKGRPDHLAKALSIMSEYKSEDTIVGIGKDIGRKDEEIILTTIKDLDETLVDMTTIVIVGNKETYVKNGRMITPRGYTL from the coding sequence ATGTTATACGTTATCGGATTAGGCCCAGGTAAAGAAGAATTGATGTCACAAGAAGCATTGGCTGCTATAGCCGATTGTGAAATTATCGTCGGCTACTCGACTTATATGCGATTGATTCTTGATTTGGTCAAGGACAAGGAGCTCGTAGCGAATGGTATGCGTCAGGAAATCGACCGTTGTCAAAAGGCTATTGATTTGGCTAGAGAGACTGGCAAAAATGTCGGAGTTGTTTCCAGTGGAGATGCCGGAGTCTATGGAATGGCCGGCTTGATTTTAGAATTGCTGGGAGATGCCAGTGATGTAGAAGTTAAGGTGGTTCCAGGTATTACAGCTAGTCTGGGTGCCGCTGCTGCTATGGGTGCTCCCCTCATGAACGACTTCTGTCACATCAGTCTGAGTGACTTGATGACGCCTTGGGAAATGATTGAGAAGCGTCTGCATGCCGCAGCTCAAGGTGACTTTGTTGTCTGTCTCTACAATCCTCGGAGTAAGGGACGTCCAGACCATCTGGCAAAAGCACTTTCTATCATGTCTGAGTACAAGTCAGAGGATACTATTGTCGGTATCGGTAAGGACATTGGCCGTAAGGATGAGGAAATCATCTTGACGACTATCAAAGACTTGGATGAGACATTGGTAGATATGACGACAATTGTTATCGTTGGTAACAAAGAAACTTATGTTAAAAACGGCCGCATGATCACACCTCGAGGATATACTTTATGA
- a CDS encoding energy-coupling factor ABC transporter permease has translation MKLLKNKKVTFVALLAILAVLSTQSVSAMHIMEGYLPLFWCIFWFAVFLPFFVVGLMRIKKIVAEDPNSKTMLALSGAFIFILSSLKIPSVTGSSSHPTGVGLGTAMFGPSVISVLGTICLLFQALLLAHGGLTTLGANAFSMAVVGPFVGYFVYKFAKSIKLSTPVSIFICAVIADLATYATTSIQLGLVFPDANSGFVGSALKFMGVFLTTQIPIAIVEGLLTVVLYNLISENIKERAGLFK, from the coding sequence ATGAAACTATTGAAAAATAAAAAAGTAACTTTTGTGGCCTTGTTGGCTATTTTGGCGGTACTGAGTACCCAGTCTGTGTCAGCTATGCATATCATGGAAGGCTATCTTCCACTCTTTTGGTGTATCTTCTGGTTCGCCGTATTCCTGCCTTTCTTTGTGGTCGGCTTGATGCGCATCAAGAAAATCGTTGCAGAGGATCCAAATTCCAAGACCATGCTGGCCTTGTCCGGTGCCTTTATCTTTATCCTGTCTTCTTTGAAGATTCCGTCTGTTACAGGATCTAGCTCGCATCCGACTGGGGTTGGTCTGGGGACAGCTATGTTTGGTCCGTCCGTTATCAGCGTTTTGGGAACCATCTGTTTGCTCTTCCAAGCCCTCCTCTTGGCTCACGGCGGCTTGACTACTCTGGGTGCCAATGCATTCTCAATGGCAGTGGTTGGTCCATTTGTCGGTTATTTTGTCTATAAGTTTGCTAAATCCATCAAGCTGTCTACACCGGTATCTATCTTTATCTGTGCGGTGATTGCGGACTTGGCGACTTATGCGACAACTTCTATCCAGCTCGGTTTAGTCTTCCCAGATGCTAACAGCGGTTTTGTTGGTTCTGCATTGAAATTCATGGGTGTCTTCTTGACCACTCAAATCCCGATTGCTATCGTAGAAGGATTGCTGACAGTTGTCCTCTATAACTTGATCTCAGAAAATATCAAAGAAAGAGCAGGTCTGTTCAAATGA
- the cobK gene encoding precorrin-6A reductase has product MMKLLLGGTSDSTAILEVLDRLKIDVTSSVVTDYGRHLASKFGQPVIQGRLTAEDMVAFIKENDVDEIIDATHPFADIVSKEAIRAAEMAGVSYLRFERQATLDLSGAIVVHSTQEAIDEIAKRGYKTVYLGTGSKTLPLFVKGLPEQRIVVRVLPTSEVLLACEQLGLVADQIDAIKAPFSKECNKELLLRSGADVFVSKESGTVGGIREKIDGCQELGMDCIIISRPIVAYPQMVSSLEELEAYLTK; this is encoded by the coding sequence ATGATGAAATTACTGCTGGGAGGGACATCCGACAGCACCGCTATTTTAGAAGTGCTTGACCGCTTGAAAATCGATGTGACCAGCTCTGTTGTCACAGACTACGGCCGGCACTTGGCTTCCAAGTTCGGCCAGCCGGTCATTCAGGGCCGGCTGACAGCTGAGGACATGGTTGCCTTCATCAAAGAGAATGATGTGGATGAAATCATTGATGCGACCCATCCTTTTGCGGATATCGTTTCCAAGGAAGCCATTCGGGCGGCAGAGATGGCCGGTGTATCTTACCTGCGCTTTGAGCGTCAGGCGACCTTGGATTTGAGCGGAGCCATCGTGGTGCATTCGACCCAAGAAGCGATTGATGAGATTGCCAAGCGCGGCTACAAGACAGTCTATCTGGGAACGGGCAGCAAGACCTTGCCGCTCTTTGTCAAGGGGCTGCCAGAGCAGCGGATTGTGGTTCGCGTTCTGCCGACTTCGGAAGTGCTTCTGGCTTGTGAGCAGCTGGGACTGGTAGCGGATCAGATTGATGCGATTAAGGCTCCATTTTCCAAAGAGTGTAATAAAGAGCTCTTGCTGCGCTCTGGAGCAGATGTCTTTGTTTCCAAGGAGAGCGGTACGGTCGGTGGTATTCGTGAAAAGATTGATGGCTGTCAAGAGCTGGGGATGGACTGCATTATCATCTCTCGGCCAATTGTGGCCTATCCGCAGATGGTTTCTAGCTTAGAAGAGCTAGAGGCTTATCTGACAAAATAG
- a CDS encoding cobalt-precorrin-8 methylmutase: MSYLKAAHKIEEASFSKIQEIIDQEHPDIQFSDPFEEAVLKRVVFTSADFDYLYNIKFSNQVIEKILYVLRNKGTIFTDTTMVLGGFNKKLLDDLGVSYRCLVNEPAIFKEAKEKGITRSMAAVEYSAKVDGPKLFVFGNAPTSIFKVLDMVEEGSLQPDAVVGVPVGFVGAAESKLKLHESSVPSIAALGQKGGSTIAAAVINAILYQLKLNTTDYERYSVSDKKQAPEKGEG, encoded by the coding sequence ATGTCCTATCTAAAAGCAGCGCACAAGATTGAAGAAGCAAGTTTCAGCAAGATTCAGGAAATTATTGACCAAGAGCATCCGGATATTCAATTTTCGGATCCTTTCGAAGAGGCAGTGCTCAAGCGGGTGGTCTTTACCAGTGCAGACTTTGACTACCTTTACAATATTAAGTTTTCCAATCAGGTTATTGAGAAAATTCTCTACGTCCTCCGAAACAAGGGCACGATTTTTACGGATACGACCATGGTCTTGGGCGGTTTTAATAAGAAGTTGCTGGATGACCTAGGTGTTTCCTATCGCTGTCTGGTCAATGAGCCAGCAATCTTTAAGGAAGCTAAGGAAAAGGGAATTACTCGCTCCATGGCCGCTGTAGAATATTCGGCTAAAGTGGACGGTCCAAAGCTCTTTGTCTTTGGGAATGCTCCAACTTCTATCTTTAAGGTTTTGGATATGGTCGAGGAGGGAAGCTTGCAGCCGGATGCGGTTGTCGGAGTTCCGGTCGGCTTTGTCGGAGCGGCAGAATCCAAGCTCAAATTGCATGAAAGTTCTGTGCCTTCTATCGCGGCACTGGGGCAAAAAGGTGGCAGTACCATTGCGGCAGCGGTCATCAATGCCATCCTCTACCAGCTCAAGCTAAACACAACAGACTATGAGCGTTACAGTGTTTCCGATAAAAAACAGGCTCCGGAGAAAGGAGAGGGCTGA
- a CDS encoding cobalt-factor II C(20)-methyltransferase: MAKFYGIGVGPGDSELVTIKASRLLEDLDILYTPEAKKGSKSFALGIAEPYLKEHLEIKQRHFPMVRSNSTKEVQWQAISAEIAEDVKSGKNVGFITLGDPMVYSTYSYLLALLEKEIDCQTIPGITSFCSMASELGQPLTMDEESLAVMPATASAEKIEAALELHDSIVIMKVANHLDTVLPLLEKLGLLQQTFMVSNSSTDKQQTLLGLEGITPETKLPYFTTFLVKKKIF, translated from the coding sequence ATGGCAAAATTTTACGGAATTGGTGTGGGACCGGGTGATAGCGAGCTAGTGACTATCAAGGCCAGTCGGCTTTTGGAAGACTTAGATATTCTCTATACACCTGAGGCTAAGAAAGGGAGTAAGAGCTTTGCATTAGGCATTGCAGAGCCCTACCTGAAAGAGCATCTGGAAATCAAACAGCGGCATTTCCCTATGGTTCGTTCCAATTCGACCAAAGAAGTCCAGTGGCAGGCCATCTCTGCTGAAATCGCAGAGGATGTCAAGTCTGGCAAGAATGTCGGCTTTATCACACTGGGTGACCCCATGGTCTATAGTACTTACAGCTATCTGCTGGCCCTGCTGGAAAAGGAAATCGACTGTCAGACCATCCCTGGTATCACCTCTTTCTGCAGCATGGCTTCTGAGCTAGGTCAGCCCCTGACCATGGATGAGGAGTCTCTAGCGGTCATGCCAGCTACGGCTTCAGCTGAGAAGATCGAGGCGGCGCTTGAGCTGCATGACTCGATTGTGATCATGAAGGTGGCTAATCACCTAGATACCGTCCTGCCCCTGCTCGAAAAGCTCGGTCTCTTGCAGCAGACTTTTATGGTTAGCAATTCTTCGACGGATAAGCAGCAGACCCTGCTGGGCCTCGAGGGAATCACACCAGAAACCAAGCTGCCTTATTTTACTACCTTCCTCGTGAAAAAGAAGATTTTTTAA
- the cobA gene encoding uroporphyrinogen-III C-methyltransferase, producing MSGLVTLLGAGPGDAELLTLKGKRRLQEADVLVFDRLVNQELFQHLKSDCEKIDVGKKPGQPCIRQEEIEKILIEKARLGKRVVRLKSGDPYIFGRGGEEGVKLVEAGVDFEVVPGITSAVAGLTYAGIPMTYRDVATSFHVFTAHLKDETEMLNWEAISELKGTLVFLMGMKNLPSIVQELTARGYSKDKPAAIVEWGTHPQQRSVDGTLGNIVELAEAEDFKAPSVIVVGDVVAYRQLLNFHENLPLFGRKIFIQQSETGRLPRLLRDAGAALTTFPARDLVEELELQLPDLEQVDGLLFADMQSWPLFLKALRKAGRDLRSLPHIRFAAIGHHTAKSIEASGIVLDRMTPQQSDADFAAALEKEGGNWYILTAEHKKASLAELYSLPIIASHRLAFDSQISSDNWSEMEVVCLPNSAAAMNFVAASQEAGFDWTDVPIVVMGASTRAVLEEAGFSEIVETDEATIASILDKCREIL from the coding sequence ATGTCCGGTTTAGTAACATTACTGGGAGCAGGTCCTGGCGATGCGGAGTTGCTGACCCTCAAAGGAAAGAGACGGCTTCAAGAAGCAGATGTCTTGGTCTTTGACCGCTTGGTCAATCAAGAGCTCTTTCAGCATCTAAAGTCTGACTGCGAAAAGATAGATGTCGGCAAAAAGCCAGGCCAGCCCTGCATCCGACAGGAAGAGATTGAAAAGATTCTTATCGAAAAAGCCCGTCTGGGCAAGCGGGTAGTCCGCCTCAAGAGCGGTGATCCCTATATCTTTGGCCGAGGCGGAGAAGAAGGAGTCAAGCTGGTGGAAGCTGGTGTGGATTTTGAAGTGGTGCCAGGAATCACCTCTGCCGTGGCTGGTCTGACCTATGCAGGGATTCCTATGACTTATCGGGATGTAGCGACTAGCTTCCATGTCTTTACAGCCCATCTCAAGGATGAGACAGAAATGCTCAATTGGGAAGCAATTTCTGAGCTCAAAGGAACCTTGGTCTTCCTCATGGGCATGAAAAATCTGCCTTCCATCGTCCAAGAGCTAACGGCTAGAGGCTATAGCAAGGACAAGCCAGCCGCCATCGTTGAATGGGGAACCCATCCTCAACAGCGCTCGGTGGATGGAACCTTGGGTAACATAGTAGAACTAGCAGAAGCTGAGGACTTTAAGGCGCCGAGTGTCATCGTGGTAGGTGATGTCGTGGCCTATAGACAGCTGCTGAATTTCCATGAGAATCTGCCGCTTTTCGGTCGGAAAATCTTCATCCAGCAGTCAGAGACTGGCAGGCTTCCTCGCTTGCTCAGGGATGCTGGAGCTGCACTGACCACTTTCCCTGCTCGAGATTTGGTTGAAGAGTTAGAATTACAGCTGCCGGACTTGGAGCAGGTAGACGGTCTCCTCTTTGCAGATATGCAGAGCTGGCCCCTCTTCTTGAAAGCCCTCCGCAAGGCAGGCAGAGACTTGCGCAGTCTGCCGCACATCCGCTTTGCGGCTATTGGTCATCATACGGCCAAGTCTATCGAAGCGAGTGGGATTGTGCTGGATCGGATGACGCCTCAGCAGTCGGATGCGGATTTTGCAGCTGCTTTGGAAAAAGAAGGCGGCAACTGGTATATTCTGACAGCTGAGCATAAGAAAGCCAGTCTGGCAGAACTCTATTCGCTGCCGATTATTGCTAGTCACAGGCTGGCCTTTGACAGTCAGATTAGCAGTGACAATTGGTCAGAGATGGAAGTTGTCTGTCTTCCGAACTCTGCTGCGGCCATGAACTTTGTAGCAGCTAGTCAAGAAGCTGGATTTGACTGGACAGATGTTCCTATCGTTGTCATGGGTGCCAGCACGCGGGCTGTTTTAGAGGAAGCAGGCTTTAGCGAGATTGTTGAGACAGATGAAGCGACGATTGCTTCCATCCTTGATAAATGTCGGGAAATTCTCTGA
- a CDS encoding energy-coupling factor ABC transporter substrate-binding protein — MKKYKNIILILAAVAVTLAAFIFAPKGVEYSGTDDAAEKTISTIQKDYEPWFSPIFEPAGPEVESLLFTLQGSIGAGIIFYVIGYHKGKKQGQQKEVSEHK; from the coding sequence ATGAAAAAATATAAGAATATCATCTTAATCTTGGCTGCAGTAGCAGTCACTCTAGCTGCCTTTATCTTTGCCCCTAAGGGTGTGGAATACAGTGGAACAGATGACGCTGCTGAAAAAACCATTAGCACTATCCAAAAAGACTACGAGCCTTGGTTTTCACCGATTTTTGAGCCAGCAGGTCCGGAAGTAGAGAGTCTGCTCTTTACCCTGCAAGGCAGTATCGGAGCGGGGATCATCTTCTATGTCATTGGCTACCACAAAGGGAAAAAACAAGGCCAACAAAAGGAAGTTTCTGAACATAAATAA
- a CDS encoding cobalt-precorrin-7 (C(5))-methyltransferase, giving the protein MDMIYVIGIGPGDPSYGLLGQEAYFEKADRILGSERHLEILPPAYKDKGLVPPKKLAALAELLESFGEDEEILYLASGDPLIYGLGKWLSEKFKGRVVISPGISAMQYLASRIALPMNDAYLTSSHAKAPNFDLIMSLSKVFMVTDQKVGPYEIAQEAVKRGLDKVLVIGEQLSYEDERITILPASEVEDREYEMNVVVVLDEGFGIYQG; this is encoded by the coding sequence ATGGACATGATTTATGTTATCGGAATTGGTCCGGGAGATCCTAGCTATGGTCTTCTAGGACAGGAAGCCTATTTTGAGAAGGCTGACCGCATTTTGGGCAGTGAACGCCATCTGGAAATTTTGCCGCCGGCTTATAAGGATAAGGGCTTGGTTCCTCCTAAAAAATTAGCCGCGCTGGCAGAATTGCTGGAGAGTTTTGGTGAGGATGAAGAAATTCTATATCTGGCCTCAGGCGATCCGCTGATTTACGGCTTGGGTAAGTGGCTGTCAGAGAAGTTCAAAGGGCGCGTGGTCATTTCACCGGGTATCAGCGCTATGCAGTATTTGGCAAGCAGGATTGCTCTGCCTATGAATGATGCTTATCTGACTAGCAGCCATGCTAAGGCGCCTAACTTTGACTTGATTATGAGTCTGTCAAAAGTCTTTATGGTGACCGATCAGAAAGTTGGCCCCTACGAGATTGCTCAAGAGGCTGTTAAAAGAGGCTTGGATAAAGTATTAGTTATCGGCGAGCAGCTGAGTTATGAAGATGAGCGCATTACTATTCTGCCTGCGAGTGAGGTAGAAGACAGAGAATATGAAATGAATGTGGTGGTAGTATTAGATGAGGGATTCGGAATTTATCAGGGCTAA
- a CDS encoding sirohydrochlorin cobaltochelatase, translating to MSKAIVVVSFGTTYPETRRKTIEACEQAIQEHFPDYPVHRAFTSNVVRRRIKKQEGLDIPTVKEVLEQLLEAGTEEVYIQPLHVILGSEYEKILAQAKEFESAFKKLVVAKPLLNSQEDYEAVKDILLERYGHKGHDAATVLMGHGSQHYAFTAYAALDHMMKGNSVYIGCVESYPPVELIEQELKKEGVREVHLAPFMLVAGDHATNDMSSDEEGSWYHFFKERGYEVKAHLVGLGEYPKVQQLYIQHLEEIIE from the coding sequence ATGAGTAAAGCTATAGTAGTTGTCAGTTTCGGAACAACCTATCCCGAGACCAGACGCAAAACAATCGAGGCTTGTGAGCAGGCTATTCAGGAACATTTTCCAGACTATCCGGTCCACCGAGCTTTTACTTCCAATGTCGTTAGACGGCGGATTAAGAAGCAGGAAGGGCTAGATATTCCTACGGTCAAAGAGGTGTTAGAGCAGCTCTTGGAAGCGGGCACTGAAGAGGTCTATATCCAGCCTCTCCATGTCATTTTGGGCAGCGAGTATGAAAAGATTCTTGCCCAAGCCAAAGAGTTTGAATCAGCTTTTAAAAAGCTGGTCGTTGCCAAGCCTCTGCTCAACAGTCAGGAAGACTATGAGGCTGTCAAGGATATTCTGCTGGAACGGTATGGCCATAAAGGTCATGATGCAGCAACCGTTCTGATGGGGCATGGCAGTCAGCATTATGCCTTTACAGCTTATGCGGCCTTGGATCATATGATGAAGGGAAACTCAGTCTATATCGGATGTGTAGAAAGCTATCCTCCGGTTGAGCTGATTGAGCAGGAACTGAAGAAAGAAGGTGTCCGAGAAGTTCATCTAGCACCCTTCATGCTGGTAGCAGGCGACCATGCGACCAATGATATGAGCTCAGATGAGGAAGGTTCTTGGTATCACTTCTTCAAGGAGCGGGGATATGAGGTCAAGGCCCATCTGGTCGGTCTGGGCGAATATCCTAAGGTTCAGCAGCTCTACATCCAGCACTTAGAAGAAATCATCGAATAG
- a CDS encoding cobalt-precorrin-4 methyltransferase: protein MSKVHFVGAGPGDVELITLKGYKQLSEADVVIYAGSLVNPDLLNYCKEGAEIHDSASMHLMEIIDVMEAGVKTGKDVVRLQTGDFSIYGSIREQIEEMKKRGIEFDCTPGVSSFLGAASSIGAEYTVPEVSQSLIITRMAGRTPVPDRESLKSYAQHRTSMAIFLSVQGIEKVVSELIEGGYPPETPVAVIYKATWPDEKKVFGDLTNIAEKVKEAKIRKTALILVGDFLGQEFYYSKLYHADFQHEFRRGKSSHAK from the coding sequence ATGTCCAAAGTACATTTTGTTGGAGCAGGTCCAGGTGATGTGGAGCTGATTACGCTCAAAGGTTACAAGCAGCTGTCTGAGGCTGATGTGGTCATTTACGCAGGCTCCTTGGTCAATCCAGACCTGCTCAACTACTGTAAGGAAGGGGCTGAGATTCACGACAGCGCCAGCATGCACTTGATGGAAATCATTGATGTCATGGAGGCTGGCGTCAAGACTGGTAAAGATGTGGTTCGTCTGCAGACGGGAGATTTCTCCATTTATGGTTCCATTCGAGAGCAGATCGAAGAGATGAAGAAACGGGGTATTGAGTTTGACTGTACGCCGGGCGTCAGTTCTTTTCTGGGAGCTGCTTCCAGTATCGGGGCAGAGTATACCGTACCAGAGGTTTCTCAAAGCCTCATCATCACTCGGATGGCTGGCCGGACGCCTGTGCCAGATCGGGAATCCCTGAAAAGCTATGCTCAGCATCGGACCTCTATGGCCATCTTCCTGTCCGTTCAAGGCATCGAAAAGGTCGTCAGCGAGCTGATTGAGGGTGGCTATCCTCCAGAAACGCCTGTGGCTGTCATTTACAAGGCTACTTGGCCGGATGAAAAGAAGGTCTTTGGCGATTTGACAAATATTGCTGAGAAGGTCAAGGAAGCTAAGATTAGAAAGACAGCTTTGATTTTGGTCGGTGACTTTTTAGGTCAGGAATTCTACTATTCCAAACTCTACCATGCGGATTTCCAGCATGAGTTTAGACGGGGGAAGAGCAGCCATGCCAAGTGA